A DNA window from Balneolaceae bacterium contains the following coding sequences:
- a CDS encoding acyl-CoA dehydrogenase has product MDALTETLGFLNNFPAWLLVAGILAVALLFGFTGAPLWLWGAAGLLTLWGLGAPWWLLGLFAVFCLLFNLKPLRRTLLSGPLMKLLDALQFLPKISETERTALESGNVWVDGELFSGCPDLNRLMAEDYPELTEEEQAFLDGPVEQVCAMVDDWEVYVNKGFEEEVWDFLREHRFFGLEIPEQYGGHDFSTLAHSAIIAKLSSRCAPLAITVMVPNSLGPAELLVHYGTDEQKDYYLPRLARGEEIPCFALTEPTAGSDAGSMTARGELFRGEDGELYIRLNFTKRYITLAAISTVIGLAFKLEDPENLLDRGEDLGITCALIPSDTEGVKLGRRHDPLGVPFYNCPIDGEDVVVPADAVIGGVEQAGNGWRMLTESLSVGRGISLPAESVAGAKVATRAVGAYTAFRQQFGINIGRFEGIEEPLARIGGFTYLMEAARRYTCGGLDQGAKPAVVTAIAKYHFTEMGRQVVNDAMDILGGAGISRGPRNIFAHAHMAVPIAITVEGANILTRSLIIFGQGAIRCHPYAYQEIDALTRGDVKAFDEAFWKHIGHVVRNGSRAFLLSLTRGTLASTPGGPASGYHRKLAWTSASFAFLADLALGSYGGKLKIKEKISGRFGDILSWMYLATATLRRFEAEGRREEDLPFLRWSLDYAFARIQEAFDNIYREIEVPGLGWLFHGPLALWSRINRIGSEPSDVLGHNVAQAMQRPGEQRDRLTEGIYLTEDTDEALGKYENAFRLKMEAEPLYRKLKTAAKKGELPDRQPRFQIDEAIEKGVLTKQEGEMVRKAELARVDAVQVDEFTLEEYQSRTPAPPSKAEG; this is encoded by the coding sequence ATGGACGCACTGACGGAAACGCTCGGATTTTTAAACAACTTTCCCGCCTGGCTGCTGGTCGCCGGCATCCTGGCCGTGGCGCTGCTTTTCGGTTTTACCGGCGCGCCGCTGTGGCTGTGGGGTGCGGCCGGGCTGCTCACCCTCTGGGGCCTGGGCGCCCCTTGGTGGCTGCTGGGACTCTTTGCAGTCTTCTGCCTCCTCTTTAACCTGAAGCCCCTGCGCAGGACGCTGCTCTCGGGCCCCCTCATGAAGCTGCTGGACGCCCTGCAGTTCCTGCCCAAAATCTCCGAGACCGAACGCACGGCCCTGGAGTCGGGCAACGTCTGGGTGGACGGGGAGCTCTTCTCCGGCTGCCCCGACCTGAACCGTCTCATGGCGGAGGACTATCCCGAACTTACCGAGGAGGAGCAGGCCTTTCTGGACGGACCCGTGGAGCAGGTCTGCGCCATGGTGGACGACTGGGAGGTCTACGTAAACAAGGGTTTCGAGGAGGAGGTGTGGGATTTCCTGCGGGAGCATCGATTCTTTGGTCTGGAGATACCGGAGCAGTACGGGGGACACGATTTCTCCACCCTCGCCCACAGCGCCATCATTGCCAAGCTCTCCTCCCGCTGCGCCCCCCTCGCCATCACCGTGATGGTGCCCAACTCCCTGGGTCCGGCCGAGCTGCTGGTGCACTACGGCACCGACGAGCAGAAGGATTACTACCTGCCGCGCCTGGCCCGGGGCGAGGAGATCCCGTGCTTCGCGCTTACCGAGCCAACGGCGGGCTCCGACGCCGGCTCCATGACGGCCCGCGGAGAGCTGTTCCGCGGGGAGGACGGCGAGCTCTATATCCGCCTCAACTTCACCAAACGCTACATCACCCTGGCTGCCATTTCTACGGTTATAGGACTGGCTTTCAAGCTGGAGGATCCCGAAAATCTGCTGGACCGGGGCGAGGACCTGGGCATCACCTGTGCTCTCATCCCCAGCGATACCGAAGGCGTAAAGCTGGGCAGGCGACACGACCCCCTGGGCGTGCCCTTCTACAACTGTCCCATCGACGGGGAGGACGTGGTGGTGCCGGCCGACGCCGTTATCGGAGGCGTCGAGCAGGCCGGCAACGGCTGGCGCATGCTCACCGAATCACTGTCCGTGGGACGCGGCATCTCCCTGCCGGCCGAGAGCGTGGCGGGCGCCAAGGTGGCAACCCGCGCCGTGGGCGCCTACACCGCCTTCCGGCAGCAGTTCGGCATCAACATCGGGCGCTTCGAGGGCATCGAGGAGCCCCTGGCGCGCATCGGCGGTTTCACCTACCTGATGGAGGCCGCCCGGCGCTACACCTGCGGGGGACTCGACCAGGGGGCCAAGCCGGCCGTGGTCACCGCCATTGCCAAGTACCACTTCACCGAGATGGGCCGGCAGGTTGTGAACGACGCCATGGACATCCTGGGCGGTGCGGGCATCTCCCGCGGTCCGCGCAACATCTTTGCGCACGCCCACATGGCGGTGCCCATTGCGATTACGGTGGAGGGGGCCAATATTCTCACACGCAGCCTGATCATCTTCGGGCAGGGCGCCATCCGCTGCCACCCCTACGCCTACCAGGAGATCGACGCCCTTACGCGCGGCGATGTGAAGGCCTTCGACGAGGCCTTCTGGAAGCACATTGGACACGTAGTGCGCAACGGCTCCCGCGCCTTTCTGCTGAGCCTGACCCGCGGCACGCTCGCCTCCACGCCCGGGGGACCCGCATCCGGCTATCACCGCAAGCTGGCCTGGACCTCCGCCTCCTTCGCCTTCCTGGCCGACCTTGCCCTGGGCTCCTACGGGGGCAAGCTGAAGATCAAGGAGAAGATCAGCGGCCGCTTCGGCGACATCCTGAGCTGGATGTACCTGGCGACGGCCACCCTGCGCCGCTTCGAGGCGGAGGGCAGGAGGGAGGAAGACCTGCCCTTCCTGCGATGGTCGCTCGACTACGCCTTCGCGCGCATTCAGGAGGCCTTCGACAACATCTATCGGGAGATCGAGGTGCCGGGACTGGGATGGCTCTTTCACGGTCCCCTGGCCCTGTGGTCGCGCATCAACCGCATCGGCTCCGAGCCTTCCGACGTGCTGGGGCATAATGTGGCGCAGGCCATGCAGCGTCCCGGCGAGCAGCGCGACCGCCTTACTGAGGGCATCTACCTGACGGAGGATACCGACGAGGCCCTGGGCAAGTACGAGAACGCCTTCCGGCTGAAAATGGAGGCCGAGCCGCTCTACCGGAAGCTGAAGACGGCGGCCAAAAAGGGCGAGCTTCCCGACCGGCAGCCCCGCTTCCAGATCGACGAGGCCATCGAGAAGGGCGTGCTCACCAAGCAGGAGGGCGAAATGGTGCGCAAGGCCGAATTGGCCCGGGTGGATGCGGTGCAGGTGGACGAGTTCACCCTTGAGGAGTACCAGAGCCGCACCCCGGCCCCGCCATC
- a CDS encoding TetR/AcrR family transcriptional regulator has translation MSGQQEHNGLKGELIRACRKLLLEEGYRNCSLRKIAREAGVTATSVYLHFESKDELIHAVMERSIDELNRRLEEAASRSGPATDRLEELARAYVRYALENSREYQVIYLVSSDEMTRYPREKFRRARRGYEIVAEVIREGVATGGLEEPHPVLAAYTLWAQLHGVMAVVLSRRLDSRINQELFIEQALDHILQGYRVRAVPGTE, from the coding sequence ATGAGCGGACAGCAGGAACACAACGGACTGAAGGGGGAGCTGATCCGCGCCTGCCGGAAACTGCTGCTGGAGGAGGGCTACCGCAACTGCTCGCTGCGCAAGATCGCGCGTGAGGCAGGCGTCACGGCCACCAGCGTCTACCTGCACTTCGAGAGCAAGGACGAGCTTATTCACGCGGTGATGGAGCGCTCCATCGACGAACTGAACCGGCGGCTTGAGGAGGCGGCCTCCCGCAGCGGACCCGCCACCGATCGCCTGGAGGAGCTGGCCCGTGCCTACGTGCGCTATGCACTGGAAAACTCCCGCGAATACCAGGTGATCTACCTGGTCAGTTCCGACGAGATGACTCGCTACCCCCGCGAAAAATTCCGCCGCGCCCGCCGGGGCTACGAAATAGTAGCCGAGGTAATCCGTGAGGGCGTGGCCACCGGGGGACTGGAGGAGCCCCATCCGGTGCTGGCCGCCTACACGCTCTGGGCGCAGCTCCACGGGGTGATGGCGGTGGTGCTCTCGCGCCGGCTGGACTCCCGCATCAATCAGGAACTTTTCATCGAACAGGCCCTCGATCATATCCTGCAGGGCTACCGGGTCCGGGCCGTACCGGGCACGGAATAG
- the trmB gene encoding tRNA (guanosine(46)-N7)-methyltransferase TrmB: MGKNKLERFEEIGTFENVLELTDFQDGEDEKPRGRWASEIFGNGNPLTLELACGKGEYALELARRNPTRNFVGVDIKGARIWKGAKRALDQELSNVRFLRIYIDHLPEYFRPGEVEEIWITFPDPYPRSPDRNKRLTDPKFLAIYRQVLAAGAPIHLKTDSDLLFGYTREVISEQGCHLEELVEDVHGERPDDELLGITTYYEEKHLRNGKTIHYVRFRLREEA, from the coding sequence ATGGGCAAGAACAAACTGGAGCGCTTCGAGGAGATCGGCACCTTCGAAAACGTCCTTGAGCTGACCGATTTCCAGGACGGGGAGGACGAGAAACCGCGCGGCCGGTGGGCCTCAGAGATCTTCGGAAACGGCAATCCCCTCACCCTGGAGCTGGCCTGCGGCAAGGGTGAATACGCGCTGGAACTGGCCCGCAGAAATCCCACCCGTAATTTTGTAGGGGTGGATATCAAGGGCGCGCGCATCTGGAAGGGCGCCAAGCGTGCCCTGGATCAGGAGCTGTCCAACGTGCGTTTCCTGCGCATCTATATCGACCATCTGCCCGAATACTTCCGTCCCGGGGAGGTGGAGGAGATCTGGATCACTTTCCCCGATCCCTATCCTCGGTCGCCCGACCGCAACAAGAGGCTCACCGATCCCAAATTCCTGGCCATCTACCGCCAGGTACTCGCCGCGGGGGCGCCCATCCACCTGAAGACCGACAGTGACCTGCTCTTCGGCTACACCCGTGAGGTCATCTCTGAGCAGGGCTGCCACCTGGAGGAGCTGGTGGAGGACGTGCACGGCGAGCGCCCGGACGACGAGCTGCTGGGCATCACGACCTACTATGAGGAAAAGCACCTCCGCAACGGAAAGACCATTCACTATGTTCGTTTCCGGTTGCGGGAGGAAGCCTGA
- the pdxH gene encoding pyridoxamine 5'-phosphate oxidase — translation MKDIPPDKEKLAAIRREYAGEPLDDRSVFEDPVEQFQTWFEQALEAEPMDPNAMTLSTATPDGRPSSRVVLLKGFDPEGFRFYTNYRSRKGRELEKNPRAALCIYWPAMSRQVRIEGEVEKLGRAESREYFRQRPRPSRIAAWASEQSRRVESREELEMRFRDYEKQFEGGEVPLPEFWGGYLLRPDVIEFWQGREERMHDRLVYRREGESWDIRRLAP, via the coding sequence ATGAAGGACATCCCCCCCGACAAGGAAAAGCTGGCCGCCATCCGGCGCGAATACGCCGGCGAACCGCTTGACGACCGGAGCGTGTTCGAAGACCCCGTCGAGCAGTTCCAGACGTGGTTCGAGCAGGCCCTGGAGGCCGAACCCATGGATCCCAACGCCATGACCCTCTCCACGGCGACTCCCGACGGGCGGCCCTCCTCCCGCGTGGTACTGCTGAAGGGGTTTGATCCGGAGGGTTTCCGTTTCTACACCAATTACCGCAGCAGGAAGGGTCGCGAGCTGGAGAAGAATCCCCGTGCGGCCCTCTGCATCTACTGGCCGGCCATGAGCCGACAGGTACGCATCGAGGGAGAGGTTGAGAAGCTGGGCCGCGCGGAGTCGAGGGAGTACTTCCGGCAGCGCCCCCGTCCCAGCCGCATTGCCGCCTGGGCTTCCGAGCAGAGCCGCAGGGTGGAATCGCGCGAGGAGCTGGAAATGCGATTCCGTGACTACGAAAAGCAGTTTGAAGGAGGGGAGGTGCCCCTGCCGGAATTCTGGGGAGGCTACCTGCTGCGGCCCGACGTCATCGAATTCTGGCAGGGCCGCGAGGAGCGTATGCACGACCGGCTGGTCTACCGGCGCGAGGGGGAGTCGTGGGATATCCGCCGCCTGGCGCCCTGA
- a CDS encoding thioredoxin family protein: protein MSATPSTMLDLGTRAPDFQLTDALSGREVSLDDYEGAEALLVVFMCNHCPYVKHILPEFVDLAREYASRGVEVVAVSSNDVSNYPDDRPEKMKELGEELDFPFPYLYDESQEVARRYRAACTPDFFLFDSDLELVYRGQFDESRPGNDEPVDGSDLREALDLLLEKGETLERQKPSMGCNIKWKAGNEPDYFA from the coding sequence ATGTCCGCTACTCCCTCCACCATGCTCGACCTGGGTACCCGCGCCCCCGATTTTCAGCTGACCGACGCCCTCAGCGGCCGCGAGGTCTCCCTGGATGACTACGAAGGCGCCGAGGCACTGCTGGTCGTATTCATGTGCAATCACTGTCCCTACGTCAAGCATATACTGCCTGAATTTGTCGATCTGGCGAGGGAATACGCCTCCCGCGGAGTGGAGGTGGTCGCCGTCAGCTCCAACGACGTATCGAACTACCCCGACGACCGACCGGAAAAGATGAAGGAGCTGGGGGAGGAGCTTGATTTCCCCTTTCCCTACCTATACGATGAATCCCAGGAGGTGGCCAGGCGTTATCGTGCGGCCTGTACGCCGGACTTCTTCCTCTTCGACAGCGACCTGGAGCTGGTATACCGGGGACAGTTTGACGAGAGCCGCCCCGGCAACGACGAGCCGGTGGATGGAAGCGACCTGAGGGAGGCCCTCGACCTGCTGCTGGAGAAAGGGGAGACCCTTGAGCGACAGAAGCCCAGCATGGGTTGCAACATCAAGTGGAAAGCCGGCAACGAACCGGACTACTTCGCCTGA
- a CDS encoding PA0069 family radical SAM protein — protein MTDRNPIRGRGSSDNPANRFEGRYTDYELDEETGEKPGRHTRFYADDTKEVLATNDSPDLPFEVSLNPYRGCEHGCIYCYARPTHEFLGFSAGLDFESRILVKYDAAQKLQARLSSDSWSPKTIMMSGVTDPYQPAERELEITRQCLQVLARYRNPVSLITKNHLVTRDLDILQELAEVGAVHVTLSVTTLDRDLARVMEPRTSQPYRRLEAIEKLASHGISTGVNVAPVVPGLTDHEIPKILEATADAGAEHAGYTILRLPYGVKDLFSDWLEQHFPDRRDKVLNRVREMREGKLNVSEFGKRFHAEGNFAEQIRSLFYMHVGKMRLNREKVELNTGAFVRYKGNQGELFEGS, from the coding sequence GTGACCGACCGCAATCCCATACGGGGCAGGGGCAGCTCGGACAATCCCGCCAACCGTTTCGAGGGGCGGTACACCGACTACGAGCTGGACGAGGAGACGGGGGAGAAACCCGGCCGGCATACGCGCTTCTACGCCGACGACACCAAGGAGGTGCTGGCCACCAACGACAGCCCCGATCTGCCCTTCGAGGTGAGCCTCAATCCCTACCGGGGCTGCGAGCACGGATGCATCTACTGTTACGCCCGTCCCACGCACGAATTCCTGGGCTTTTCGGCCGGGCTGGACTTTGAGTCGCGCATCCTGGTCAAATACGATGCAGCCCAAAAGCTGCAGGCGCGCCTGTCGTCGGATTCATGGTCTCCGAAGACCATTATGATGAGCGGGGTGACCGATCCCTACCAGCCGGCCGAACGTGAACTTGAAATAACCCGGCAGTGCCTGCAGGTGCTGGCGCGCTACCGCAACCCCGTGAGCCTGATCACCAAAAACCACCTGGTCACCCGCGATCTCGACATTTTGCAGGAGCTGGCGGAGGTCGGTGCGGTGCACGTCACCCTCTCGGTAACCACCCTCGACCGCGATTTGGCCCGCGTGATGGAGCCGCGCACCTCGCAGCCCTACCGCCGCCTGGAGGCTATCGAAAAGCTGGCCTCACACGGTATCTCAACCGGGGTGAATGTGGCCCCCGTGGTGCCGGGCCTGACCGATCACGAAATCCCGAAAATTCTGGAGGCCACCGCCGATGCCGGAGCTGAACACGCCGGCTACACGATCCTGAGGCTGCCCTACGGGGTCAAGGACCTTTTCAGCGACTGGCTGGAGCAGCACTTCCCGGACCGCAGGGATAAGGTGCTGAACCGTGTGCGGGAGATGCGCGAGGGCAAGCTGAACGTCTCGGAGTTCGGCAAGCGTTTTCATGCGGAGGGAAATTTTGCGGAGCAGATACGCTCGCTGTTTTACATGCACGTCGGAAAAATGAGACTCAATCGGGAGAAGGTTGAGCTGAATACCGGTGCCTTCGTCCGTTACAAGGGCAACCAGGGCGAGCTGTTTGAGGGGAGCTGA
- a CDS encoding NAD-dependent succinate-semialdehyde dehydrogenase translates to MIQSVNPATGDTIEQYEAMSDGEIRTLVRDASEAQKRWGRTDFEHRAGVMREAARLLRGRSGELAELMAREMGKPLAQGVSEAEKCAWVCEYYADKAGEFLADEPLEADGGRSYLAFRPMGTVLAIMPWNFPFWQLFRFAAPALMAGNGALLKHAENVTRCALRIESLLHQAGVPGDLFRTVVAEVNQVQDIIENPGIAAVTLTGSTRAGKAVASQAGATLKKTVLELGGSDPYLVLEDADLEMAAETCVTSRMINSGQSCIAAKRFIAVSSVFDAFSELVVEKMNAQKTGDPFDEETDVGPMAREDLRVNLHRQVRVSREEGARCLLGGHLPEGRGWFYPPTVLTDVEPGMPAWEEELFGPVASLIRAGSEEEAVEIANDTSYGLGAAVFSRDTARAEEIAANRLEAGCCFVNSFVASDPRQPFGGVKESGYGRELSREGIREFVNRKTVFVSQQ, encoded by the coding sequence ATGATACAGTCCGTCAATCCCGCCACCGGCGATACCATCGAGCAATACGAAGCTATGTCCGACGGGGAGATCCGCACCCTGGTCCGCGACGCCTCCGAGGCCCAAAAGCGCTGGGGCAGGACCGATTTCGAGCACCGCGCCGGGGTGATGCGCGAGGCGGCCCGGTTGCTGCGCGGGCGGAGCGGTGAGCTGGCCGAACTGATGGCCCGGGAGATGGGCAAGCCGCTGGCGCAGGGCGTATCGGAGGCCGAAAAGTGCGCCTGGGTCTGCGAGTACTATGCCGACAAGGCCGGGGAGTTCCTGGCCGATGAACCGCTGGAGGCGGACGGGGGACGCAGCTACCTGGCCTTCCGGCCGATGGGCACGGTGCTGGCCATCATGCCCTGGAACTTTCCCTTCTGGCAGCTCTTCCGATTCGCCGCTCCCGCCCTGATGGCGGGCAACGGCGCCCTCCTCAAGCACGCTGAAAACGTCACCCGATGCGCCCTGAGGATCGAATCCCTGCTGCATCAGGCCGGTGTGCCCGGCGATCTCTTCCGGACGGTGGTGGCGGAGGTGAACCAGGTCCAGGATATCATTGAAAACCCCGGCATCGCAGCGGTCACGCTCACCGGCAGCACGCGGGCCGGCAAGGCGGTGGCCTCGCAGGCGGGAGCCACGCTCAAGAAGACGGTGCTTGAGCTGGGAGGGAGCGACCCCTACCTGGTGCTGGAGGACGCCGACCTGGAGATGGCCGCGGAAACCTGCGTCACCTCGCGGATGATCAACAGTGGACAAAGCTGCATCGCCGCGAAGCGTTTTATCGCGGTCTCCTCTGTATTCGATGCCTTCAGCGAGCTGGTGGTGGAGAAGATGAATGCCCAAAAGACTGGCGATCCCTTTGACGAAGAGACCGACGTGGGACCCATGGCCCGGGAAGATCTGCGCGTCAACCTCCACCGGCAGGTGCGCGTCAGCCGTGAGGAGGGCGCCCGATGCCTGCTCGGGGGACACCTTCCCGAGGGGCGGGGCTGGTTCTATCCTCCTACCGTGCTGACCGATGTGGAGCCTGGCATGCCGGCGTGGGAGGAGGAGCTCTTCGGACCGGTGGCCTCCCTGATCCGGGCGGGTTCGGAAGAGGAGGCGGTCGAAATCGCCAACGACACCTCCTACGGCCTGGGTGCGGCCGTCTTCTCGCGGGACACGGCGCGCGCCGAGGAGATCGCGGCCAACCGCCTGGAGGCGGGCTGCTGCTTCGTGAACAGCTTCGTGGCCTCGGACCCGCGCCAGCCCTTCGGCGGCGTCAAGGAGTCGGGCTACGGGCGGGAGCTCTCGCGGGAGGGTATTCGCGAATTCGTCAACCGCAAAACCGTTTTTGTCAGCCAACAGTGA
- a CDS encoding aspartate aminotransferase family protein — translation MTDSQSFYRHIAQTSDEPVGLEVERAEGCFIHTADGRRYTDFISGIAVSSLGHRHPAVVRAVKEQVDRHLHVMVYGEYVQRPQARLAARLAGELPGSLDRVYFVNSGTEAVEGALKLAKKHTGRHKLVAFRHGYHGDTHGSLSVTGRDVYRDPYLPLLPDVHFLDFNGGGLDAIDGETAAVILEPVQGEGGIIPAEVAWLREVRRRCSEAGALLIFDEIQTGFSRTGSLFAFWHYGVTPDVLCLAKAMGGGMPIGAFVSSSEVFEVFRKDPPLNHVTTFGGHPVSCAAALAALEELLRGDYGARAKQIESAARRILTGEGIVEVRGRGAMLGMELESAGLTRRVVTRCLEQGIILGWTLHSDTLVRLAPPLVIGDELLEESLHTIRDCVEEERAAGQG, via the coding sequence GTGACTGACAGCCAAAGCTTTTACCGTCATATTGCCCAGACCAGCGACGAGCCTGTGGGACTGGAAGTGGAGCGTGCGGAAGGCTGTTTCATACATACGGCCGACGGCAGGCGATACACCGACTTCATCTCGGGCATCGCCGTCAGCTCGCTGGGACACCGTCATCCCGCGGTGGTGCGTGCGGTGAAGGAGCAGGTCGACCGCCACCTGCATGTAATGGTCTACGGGGAATATGTCCAGCGTCCCCAGGCCCGTCTGGCCGCGCGCCTCGCCGGAGAGCTGCCCGGTTCGCTGGACCGCGTCTATTTCGTTAACAGCGGGACCGAAGCGGTGGAGGGCGCCCTCAAACTGGCCAAGAAACATACCGGCCGGCATAAGCTGGTGGCTTTCCGGCACGGCTACCACGGCGACACCCACGGTTCGCTCAGCGTCACCGGCCGGGACGTCTACCGCGATCCCTATCTGCCCCTGCTGCCGGACGTCCACTTCCTCGATTTCAACGGCGGTGGACTGGATGCCATCGACGGGGAGACCGCCGCGGTCATCCTGGAGCCGGTGCAGGGGGAGGGCGGCATCATACCGGCTGAGGTGGCGTGGCTGCGGGAGGTCCGGCGGCGCTGCAGCGAGGCGGGCGCCCTGCTCATCTTCGATGAGATACAGACCGGATTTTCCCGGACCGGCAGCCTCTTTGCCTTTTGGCACTACGGGGTGACGCCCGATGTGCTCTGCCTGGCGAAGGCCATGGGAGGCGGCATGCCCATAGGGGCTTTCGTCTCTTCAAGCGAGGTATTCGAGGTCTTCCGCAAGGACCCGCCCCTCAACCACGTAACCACCTTCGGGGGACACCCGGTCAGCTGCGCGGCCGCCCTGGCCGCCCTGGAGGAGCTCCTGCGGGGCGACTACGGCGCACGTGCGAAACAGATCGAGTCCGCTGCCCGAAGAATACTGACCGGCGAGGGCATCGTGGAGGTGCGGGGGCGCGGCGCCATGCTGGGCATGGAGCTGGAGAGCGCCGGCCTTACCCGCCGCGTGGTGACCCGCTGCCTGGAGCAGGGAATTATCCTGGGGTGGACCCTGCACTCAGACACCCTGGTGCGCCTGGCCCCGCCGCTGGTCATCGGGGATGAGCTGCTGGAGGAAAGTTTGCACACCATAAGAGACTGCGTAGAGGAGGAGCGGGCGGCGGGTCAAGGCTGA